The Scylla paramamosain isolate STU-SP2022 chromosome 32, ASM3559412v1, whole genome shotgun sequence sequence atatataagagaaggagaaagagaaagaagaggaggaaaaaagaatgaagaaaatcaaacagcaacagatcttttgaCCCCTAGTAGACtgtaacgaaaaaaatacaagagaaggaggaggaggaggggaaggaggagtaggaggaagaggaggaggaggaggagaaggaggaggaggagaaggaggaggaggaggaggcataagcACAGGCGATTcagcagtggtggtgtggtggtgtggtggagtggtggaggcaTAGGCGCCACCACACACTGACCTACATTCGAAGTGGTTGACTCTaccgataacaacaacagctggTATGGTGGtctaccccctctccctctctttctccctctctctctctctctctctctctctaggtaaaGTACTTttctgtttgattttttttttgtatggttgTTTGAtagctgatctctctctctctctctctctctctctctctctctctctctctctctctctctctctctctctctctctctctctctctctctctctctctctctctctctctctctctctctctctctctctctctctctctctctctctcttcctctttccctttttaataaaagaaagtaaatattttcacacaaagccataaataagcaaataaattaaATCAAGCAAAAATTGTTGAGGTTTTTGGAAGTTCTAATTTGCAACACGAGAATCTATTTTTGCGTCATGTTTTGTGCAAATGACAAACAATTTTCTattaagtcagagagagagagagagagagagagagagagagagagagagagagagagagagagagagagagagagagagagagtgtgtgtgtgagtacgaGCTGTTTCAATGCTGCTTAAATAGTAATCTTCTAGtggaatataaacaaaaaatgagtAATATTAATCGATTTGGtttaaaattgagaaaaaaagaaaaaaatgacaatgaaagaaagaaaagcagttgAATATCatattaattataataaaaaataagaataatgaataaaaaagtaaggaaaagaagcgaAAAATATAGTTTCATGTTATAacagtaaaagtaataaaagaagagaagatttaCAGTAAGAGTAAGTGGAAgaaaagtaatacaaaaaaaagaagagtaaaaatgaGTAAGAGTTAATTgcagaaaagtaaagaaaatcaatgcaaaaaaaagtaaataaaaggaaataaaagagtttGATATcacaaaagcaagaaaaaaaaagacatatagCGTAAGAgtaaatagtaagaaaaaaatagaaaagaaaaaaaaaagtgtcgaaaattaaggaagagaaggaaagaagagtaagagagatgGCCCCGTGCACTACTGCCTTCctactcccttccttctccagcAGGAAGTGTTACCGCCACACTGCTGACGCCGCCCCTGCTGcagcgaccaccaccaccaccaccaccaccaccaccaccaccaccaccaccactattaacatcgcgagagagagagagagagagagagagagagagagagagagagagagagagagagagagagagagagatttaacttTACGTATTTCTCTTGATTCTAATGTtgtttatagtagtagtagtagtagtagtagtagtagtagttactgttcattataattatttcatATCATTAATCTGTATGTTAACTTGGATGTTTGtaaatgtatgcatgtatgtattaagaacgtgtgtgtgtgtgtgtgtgtgtgtgtgtgtccaagcaCTTAGGAGGCTTACTAATCTTCACAATAACCAGGCCAATTTACACcagaagagaagcagagagacagaataataaagagagagaaaatggggagaAGGGGCAGTAAGAAGTGGGTGGAGGGGCGAAGGGAGGGGcaatggatggagggaagggtgaggtgcCATGTGGTGACGatacaggagggagggagggagagagggaggggtcgGAGTGAGGGAGCCAGAAAACCAGGCCAGGGATTCACGAGAGCAGGGGAGCGACCGTGTATATAAACAGAGACACAGCGACGAGAGACATCAGTTGGCCCTGACCACTCTCCGCGTCTAcatcctccactccacccaccctccaccctccacacaCGCTCTTTTACCTTCTCTTATTGTGACGCCAAGGTACGTGTGGTTCTTGTGACTCTCTCGGATGTTTCAAGTTCGACTCGCCACTAACATCCACCTCTgccatccaccaccatcactactctAAGGTCCCACGGTGCTCCCTCCGGTACGCAGTGATTCAGTGCTAACTCAGTGCCTCGGTGCTCTCCCGGAGGATACTTGCTGCCTCAAGGGAAGGTCTAGTGCTCATCAGCCCATGCTGTGCCCCGCAGGCATTCTAGTGGCACCTTCAGAGGGCCTGCTTTGTATAGCTTTTGGTTGCCCCAGACCAGTGCCACTCTTATGTAAAAGAAGTTCAGAGTCAGATGTATTTGATCTGACGGTTATTCGATCATGGTTAATTAATTGTCTGTGCTATAATGTAATTTTATCATTGTCATAATCACAAGCACATTATCAGCGTTGCTATTAATTGTTTATAAAATTACATTTACATGAAGATCAAAGGTAGATACTCAAATGCGTCTTCTACATGATGTAAATTAAGTCGTGTTTACTTATCAATTAGTAGAAGCACAGTATTAACGTCGCCTTTAATTTAACATGAAGCAACACTTATTCACACTGCTTGTATACCCAAGGCAGTTACTTAATATCTCTTGTACAGAACGTAAATTACAAGTCCTGCTTATCTATTCATTATGAGAAGCACGGTGTTAACTTAGTTGTAGTTTTTGTCCTCCAATCACTCCTGCTATGACTGCTTTCACTGTTCTTCAATCATAGGCAGTTCATTCATTTCCTATACCACgaacttattcattttttttcgttactatTCACTCCACACTCACTGAAGCACATTATTAAGGTAGCaagtcatatttttcctttcaatatCATTACGAAAAGCTAAAACCAGGTAGCATTTTAGATTTATAAACACAAACAATTATTTAACACCTGAACATTAatagcaaaatcccaaaattGCCTTCAGGTCATTAACTTTCACCTGTCTATACTGGGATGCATCTAATATAACAGTGCATCTTATATTACAACCTGAACATTAACAGTAAACCCTCCAAAATTACTAGAATCATTACCTTGCAGTTACATATCACCTGTCATAACTAGGATGCGTAATATACTAGAGAGTCATGCAACAAACATAGTACCATAAGATTCTACAAGACTATCCCTTTCCTCAATATATTAGCGGATCTCATACCTATACCCCATAAGATCCCTCAAGATTACCCCACCCCCCTTAATACACTACTCCATCTTATAAACCAAACGCACCCCCAAAAAGATCCCACAACAACATCCCATTCCCAGCCTGTCTCGTGTCTCACCGCGGGCAGCAAACAAGATCATACTCACCATTTAGCACTTGTCAAATAGAGGCTTtactgagcacacacacacgagaggcgGAGCATGACGCAACTGTTGTCTAAGTAAGGAGCCTCCACCGTCTTGCTGCCTCGCTCCTCCAGCCTCAccagtctcctctcctctgtagTGCCTAGTGGTTCTCCTCCCAGCCACGTTTGTCTCAAGTATATTAGTGTTTTGGTCACTGTAACTATCAGAGCCATACTAGATTTGTAATAGCAAACACTGATTAAAACAGAGTAGTTTGTGAATTAATTGCATTTTGACTAATGTACGctagtcaacacacacacacacacacacacacacacacacacacacacacacgcacggactGAAACCTTCATAAATTTAAAACATATCATAAAGAATAACTTAATtacatacataataaagaaaaataatctatACAAGtcaatgaaagaggaaaaaaatagttatagtTAACCAATGTAAAGTCACCAACACGAGGCGCtgaaagacaggaagacaaagagagacaggaagcgGCAACCAAACtgctgaggaaggaggaaggaggcagcaGGTGGAGGGACGAGGTAATTAGAGGTAATGACTGGTAaagatctgttttttttttttttttttttttttttggacagcAGCATCACCTCACAGTGTTGAGTCATAAGTCAAATATTATTTCGTGTTTACCTGTCAGTCAAAATCTCACCTGATTCTCTTACCTGTCATCCCTTCAATCCTCAGTTAGTACAGGTGTGTTTTAGGGTTATCATTTTACAGTACAATTTTAACATATTAGCTGAGTGTTACCTAACTGTCACCTGAGTTTTACCTGTTGTTTTCTAATTACTAGTTGAGGTGCAGATCAAAACATGCATTCCTTCTGGCTACTTTTAAGACAAAGGTTTCAATTTCACACTACAATTTTAACGTATTACCTGAGTGTTACCTAACTATCACCTGAGATTTACCTGTCGTTTTCTAATTACTAGTTGAAGTGcagaacaaaatatacattCCTCCTGCGTATGATACAAGGCACTTTCATCCGCccctcacatcatcatcaccctaaTTTCCTTTCAGTGTTCATCTGTGTATATTATGTACATTTTGTAGTATAGCATGCTTAGAGTAGCACTGTAAATATCATGCAATATAAATTATATGTTCATTTTGTACCATATGTATAATAACCCCATTACTGATCAAATTTGAATTGCAGTACTAGAATCAACCATCGCATTTGTAAATATCACTTTTCTAACGAGCAGATGATGTATATAGAATGaatagagacaaagagagatgtAGATGCTAAGAAAATGCAAGAGTAACGAAGCTATGTATATTTATTATCTCTCAATTGGATGCCGGTTGTGTCCAATGGCGAGATAGCAATGAGCGGCGACACCATGTGAATACAGTTTCTGCCTTGGTGGTGGCGTCTTGCTCCCTCCTGTCCTTCCAAAATCCTCTTCCCGCCTTCCGAAGCCTGTCACTCAGTACACCTCCCTTCGTAACACCTTCCTGTGCCTTTATCCCCAATGGCGCGTCATCTATATTTGTTCCGCCATGTCTTCTCTCTTCGTAGTCTCTCGCAACACCAGTAGGTCCACCTCATGTGCTCTGTAGCCTCCCAGATACTCGTGCCTCTCACCACCTGCCACTTGAAGACGCTAACAGTAAAAGTGCAAAAAAATTCTTGCCTCTTAGTTCACAATGAGCACCAGCTTAGCGGTTTGCTGTCCCGTAGAAAGACTAGCAAAAAGCACAGTTTATGCTAATCTTCCTACTTGagtattctcttcccttttcttcacttcctttctctctctctctccctttgtccccctcctcacttcctccattccacgcacgtttttttgtttcaatatttttttcttctttttttttggagcAAGTATTCATGAAGCTCTGTAGAGTTGTTGCGAGGAAATTGGGATGTTATAGGCACGCTTTCCAACACTGCACTATCCATTGCCTTCAAATCCCttatgaaaacatgaaaaaaaaagctagctTATAGTAATGCAAAAGGTTCTTGTACATATTTGTATATAAACAAACTAATACACTTTAAAATCGCATTGAATatggtacgagaaagatttcatGTAAGACGTAGAAAAGGTCACATATTGACCAAATAAACTTTTAAACCTATTGAATATAACGAATTATGAACGTATTTTACTATAGGacttaaacaaaaaaacattgcaaAGACGTTTAAAATTTGTACTtccttaataaagaaaaaaaaaaattcacatatAGAACTAATAATCTTTAAAACCTATTGCATTTAAACTGCAAGAGTCTTTTCACATAGAACTTCAAAAACAGCTATTAAACTTTGTACTATATAGAacacctcacttcctccctccctctcccggttcctctctgtaacttcggGAGGTGAGGCGCCGCCCTCTCTAGCCAGAAGGCAGGAGGtgctgaggggaagggagggtgtcTGAGGGAGTTTGGTCGCCGTGAACGGTTATGCGGAGAGTTATGTACGAGGTCACCCCACTCTTTCTCCTTGACCGCCGCCTCTCGCTCAAGCGGTACACGGCATTACAGGCGCTCTCAGTCGTACGTGTTCACAGGCAGTCACAAGTTGTTCATAGCTTGGTAACTCTAACCTCATTCTTCTTCAGTAACGAGCcgtaaaatttataaaaaaacaagtgtCTATactaaaagggggaaaaaaaaaagaaaagaaaaactaaagaaaatgcAAATAGAAGATTCCTTATAAgaatacgagagagaaaaaataatatatccAAACTCTGAATtctcttgtaaaaaaaaaaagttatatttagttcattctgaaataataataataataataataataataataataataataataataataataataataataataataatccatttCTAGTCAATataacttcctttcctcctcctccttctcctggaaGCATATTCACAACTTCCTGTCTCATCCTAACTGTCTGCCGCCTTCCGTATGGCATCCCCTCCCCGCCCGGCCAGCCGTCAGCCAGCAGGCACCACCAGATGGCAAAACTAGCTCCAAATTTTGCCACAGACGTAAAGTaactgatgataataacaatttttcttctttttttttttcatttacctctacacttattcttattatttcttcattactgTACCTTTGTTTATATTTGCTGATCTCAatgtcatctctttctctgccttccCGTCAGTCTGTCTACCAGACGTGACGtgtatatattacatatatatataacaagtcACTCTGCCATAACTAACATTCTGAAATATCTTCGCGTCATCTTTTGAATCGGGACATAAAGTATAAAGTCTCATGGGTGTTCTGCGAGAGTAGTATATCTGCTTAGTTGCTCTTCTTACTAACCATCAGTGCCTCTGTTAGTGTCTCGGTGGATGAAACAACACATAGTAACTTATAATATCCACCAGTACAGACCTTCCCAGACTTTGTTCCCTGTATACCACTTCTCCTTCGCCGTCTGTGCCTCAGCTCTTTCATCTTCAGCTGGTTTGGTGTCTAGAATCAAGCCAGCGTAGACTCTTCGGACGGACTCATAACAGTTAAGTCTCCCCGTCTAGCTTGGAGTTTTCTGTCGtgtccattttctttgtaaCACTTGCGAGGCATAACGGTCCTGTTTCTCTCGGAGCTGTATTCCCATGGCGCgccgcgaggaaggaaggacctGCCATCTAGTGTTTGCAAAAGCCAATTTTGTAGCGGTGGTGCATGAGGTCGCTCCCACACAGGCGACCTGGACTCCTGCATGCTGAGAGCCACGCCTGTTACCTGTTCTCACCTTTTCAGGCCTTGTACAGTCATGAAGACCTTTTTCTTCTCCGCTGCTGTCCTTGTTGTCTGTATGCGAGTGGGGTGGGCAGCCGAGGCCTTGCAGCAAAAGAGCCTTCAACCTTCGGCCCTTgtcgatgatgatgacgacccAAGTCAGAGATTTATTTTTGGGAGTGGGGCCCTCAATTTTGGAAACACTGCGGGCGCTACAAGCATCACAATTGGGAACGCTGGATATATTGCCCTGGGCGCGGCTCTGCTCGTCCCGCTCATTATTGGTCTAGCTCTCTTGTTCTATCTCTACGGAGGCCCAAGAGACTCCACCTCGTACAGCAGCTCCGGTTATGACAGCTACGCGCGTAACACCGACCAGTAGGTATCCGTTGGTTGTAGTAGAGTACAGTGTGACCCTCCCTCGCTGCTAGTCAGGCCCGATCGTGCACTTTCCTCATCCTGACCCTCGCCCATCCTACTCCCTATCAACCACTCACCAGTCTCCTCAACGAAGCACCGCCAAAACTGACATGCCTGTCGGTTCTCAGGTTCACTAGATGGCAGTAAtgtgtaagtcagtcagtcagtcagtcagtcagtcaatcagtcaatcattcattcagtcattaaCAAGTTGAAAACATCGCCTTGTTTCAGGCCAGAATGTTCACTTATAACAACCAGAACTTCCGTCTCCTCCTGCGGgtcattcttctcctccacgCGCCTTGCCTGGCCGAGCTGCTCCCGGCGTTGTCCGCGGACAGCGAGCGGGACGCGGCCTTGGAGGGCGTGGAGGACAAGGACCCCTGGGAGAGGCTGGGCTGGacgtcctccaccaccaccggctCCAACAGTGTAGTAGTCTCAGGGGCAGGAATCGTGTGGATCTTGCTATGGGGCGTCGTGTCTTTCATCATTGGCAGCGCGATTCTCTGCTACTGGGTGGGGTGCGAGTATGCATCATCAGGCCGCAGATTCAGTAACCTGGCGGGCCTGTACGTGTCTGAGTCCACTTTAAAAGTGCAAGTTTTGAGGCCCACCGCGCCTTGCTGAAATGTGAGTGCCTCCTGCTGGGTCTGCGAGCTGGAGTGCCAGGATGAGGCGAGGGTGCCACTCAGTGCCACTCTGGCCTCACCCTTTAGCAATCTGGCTCGGACACTGCAGTGAGGCGCCGTATTGTAGTAACACGCAGCACATTAACTGTTGATGCCTCACAGTCTGAACCGATGTCGCATGAGCAGCACCAAAGCATGTCACTCCCAACCCTCACCGTGCACAGCCCCGGCCGGCTCCCGCCAGGCCTCGCGGGGCTTGTAGAGGAGATGCCACCAACACCTGGCGTGCTCAGTTACCTGTCCACAACCCTCGTCCTGTCCGcggccttccctccctcaaccAGACCTCGACGAGCCGCGCTCTTTCCCAAGATCCAGTGTTTCACCCTATACAAAAGATGTGTCGATCCCTCAGTGCACCAGGGCCAAGACCCTCCCGTCGCGGTAACCTCTCGCACCTTCCGCTGCTGAAGACACAAGACAGAGACACACCTCGGCTGCCCCACAGACACCGACCTAACAATTAACTCTTTCTAGTTTGCTGTTGACCATGACCATCGCTACAAATGGCTTTTGTACAACCAGACCCAATCATGGCAGGTTTTGtcacttcctctgcttcctccgtTTACCGTTCATTGAAATAATCCCGGTAGGTAAATCAGTGTCACCTTGCTCGTACCCTGGTCTTCCAGATTACCCTGTACCCTTCCGAATGAACCGCACGCTGGTAGTCCTCGCCCTGGTGGCTGGCCTTGCTACCTGCGCCAAGGGATTCTCGCCAGAAGCACTTGACGAGTATCCGGTGGTGGCAGATGACGACCCTGAAAGCAGGCTGTTCCTTGttaccaccaacacaaccactGTCACAATCGGTTACGCCTCCTTCATCCTCGGAGTGACAAGCATCATCGTGCTTGGCGCCCTTTGTGCCCTTGCCTACTTTTACGTTACCGGAGATGATCTAAACAAATACGACTACTCCGGCTCCGGATCCGCATACACTGGCTCTTATGCCAGGAAAGCGTATGTAACAGTtaattttgtcagtttttttgtttttatttgagtTAGTTAGCGGTGtcttccttcccccacccctcccttgcctcccctgGACTtgcccctccaccctccaccctccacccctccgcccttcctccctctccacacaATGGCTTGTCTCGGCAGAGCTTGTCCTCCCCCATcccgccacccaccaccactaccaccactaccaccaccacacccccaccactaccaccaccaccaccaccaccacccaatcCTGTCGGTGGCCCGGCAGGACACAGGCGCTGCGGTTCATTCTTAAGCATGGCCAAGGTTTTCTGGAGGTTTCCGGGACCTTGACCTCGCAGTACTCGGGTCACGGTGCACCAAGAACCTCCACTGATTGACCTCAAATTGCGCTTACTCGCTTTCACTTCCTCAATCTCACTTTTTGGACACAATAGGTCGCCATTCACACTCCAATGGCCATTACTCTAGGTCTGGGTGTCCGGGCGCTGTCCACCAGCTTGCCCTTCAACTCAACGCGGCACCTTTTCCAGTGCAGTGACTTGCGGCAGACGCGAGAATGAACCGCACGCTCCTGCATGTTCTGGGGGCACTGGTCCTCTCCTCCTGCGTCCTTGCATCCGACTACCCATACGCTGACCTGAGTTTCGACCAGCCTGGCCCTGCTAATAACGAAGCTGACCCAAGGGTGTTCTTCATCTATAACAATGCCTCCACGGGTTCCTTTGTCACCTTCAACACCACCCTGCTCCTCTTCTCCGCCGGCATCCTGCTCTGGGGTGTCGCCGGAGCCATTGCCCTTTATTACCTCCTGACCACCCCTGCCGACTCGGGCTACTCAGGCTACAGCTCAGGCTCAGGCTACGGCTCAGACTCAGGCTACTCAGGCCGCGGCAACCGAGGGTGCGTACGAACCTGCCTATGACATGACCTCGCCCTTCCCCTGTGCACGCTTCTGGCCGCCCGCTGCACCACCGCCAGTCCTCAATAATCTCACCCTCGCATTGGAGGTTTTCATGTCACACTAGTTTCTCTGGCGGTGGTTCAGCGGTAACCATTGAGGTACGAGATAAGGTAAGGcactctttttttatgtatgtgtgtgtggcatcGTGCATACAGTCTCTCCGCCACGGCCTGCGCGGGGAGGTTCTGTGCATGACACGTGTGGTGGAGTGAGGAGCCGGAGCGCCGCGGTTGGCCAGGCCGGAGCAACGCCAAGCCCGACAGGACAGCGGAAGGGAAGAAACCGTGAAAAGAAGTGACTTATAGAAGGAGTTAATGTGATCTAAACACAAGAATTAAAGTGGATATCTCTGAAACGAGTCTGTAGAAGTTATTCACATAATTTAAATGGATAAACTACAGCTAAACTTTTGGAAACGCTTTTATATAAACAGTTAATTTAATATTAACAATCGCTGGtgaaaatattgatataaacaATTCATACTGCCTCAACAAACTACATGAACAAATTCTGAGACAAAAAATGTAATCTAACTAATGAGCAGATACACCAAATAATTTAAATGATCAATACGGAAGTAATAGAACGATCTGTCTCGCTACAAGTAACATCTCCATCACGCCCGCTAACTGAGCagcccgccctccctccccacgccccgagagatgaagaaaacacaGCAATACCACTACATTTATTCGTAAACAAACAACAGACATTAGAATCATTAAAATCCTGTATCACCAACGCATTTTTTTTAAACGTTCACTGCGCTGACAGTTTTCACGAGCAGATTAAGGAGGCACTCACTCATTAGATAAAGTTCACAGCCTACTGAAATAACCAAGAGAACACCTGTATTTCTCCCATCACCAAGCGATCTCAGAATACGACCACTCACAATATCACTTGGTTGTATCTTATAATATCGTGAACGTTCCTTGGTATTTTGATATCTTGTCTACTCAATCCCAAGTAGTGCCGCGcccccaccacctccttgcCACTGGCCTCCTCCACTGGCCAAAATGGAGATTGTGCCGCGACTGGTTCTCTTAAGCAAGTGGGATTTGGGAAACTGCCACCTCGCCTCTTATCCACATCTCAATTCTAATGATCTGAAGGCGACGCGATAATGAATGCAGTTCTTGAATGGGTTTTCTGAACAGCCTTGACTCACGACCTTCCTGGCAGGAGTTACGAAGTTGCAATGAAGAGGCATGTCGTATCTTTCTTCTGCCAGGTGGTGTCACGCCCCCACAGTCTGGCAATGAGCGCCATCAAAACCCTCCCATCTCAAGACCTGACTCGAAAATTGGAATTAGTTATTCCTGTGGGTATTTGCCCACTCAGAGGACAGCGAGGGGTCCTTCACACTGTCCCTGTTGCCTTCAGAGGACGAAAAATAACATTCTTCCTGCAATATGGTACCAGCAAGACGCCCCGTGATTGGCTGGCCTCTggcgccgcctcctcctctcgggCGCTGAGTCACGGCCGCCCGCGGGTGTTTGACCAACGGTGCTTAAGACAGCCGAGGGAAACTCCCGAGTCGGAGCGCCCTTACCGCCCCTGAGGAGAAGAGCGACTggacctgagggagagaagCCTTTCTACCCTGCAAAGCCAACACTGCTCCGTGCTCGTGTTTGACcagcagggagggagaagggcgaggggaggagggcgaggagtcaggcgtatttctctctcctccccttcctccctgacCACACCTCAATGTTGACCAAGcgaagttgatttttttttttttttcaactcagCGATTTCTTCCAATGTAGCGCAGTAGGTCTTCCCTCTCGACGCCCCCTCGCGCCGACGACGTCACGACCTCTCCTTCGTATATAAAGGAGACTTCGCTCATTGAAGGCACAGCATCGCCCCTCCAGACACTCAGCAGGCCACGCGGCACCCAGTGATTGAATCAGTGCACGCGGAGCTTACCACACACTCGCTAATCTCATTACCACTTTGATCTCACCGACCATGAGCCGATTAGCCCTGGGATGCCTGCTGGTGGCGTGCCTCGCTGTGGCCGCGGCGGAGCAAGAACATAACTCGATCCAGAATATTGAGGAAGAGGACGGCGCCCTTTACGACGACGAGGGGCGCCTCCTGGTCGTCACATTTGACTCGGGCACCTCCCCCACCAGCCTCAACTTTACCAACCTCCTGCCTCAGCTTTTCTCGAGCATCGGTCCCTTCCTGGCGGGCGCGGGCCTGACGGCTCTCGGGTTCGGTATCCCGTCCGCTATCCTGTGGGGCAAAGGCTGCTACGGGTATGGCTATGGCTCTGGCTCCGGCAGCGGCTACGGCTCAGGCTCAGGCTACGGCAATAGTGGCGGCTACTCGTCCTACTCTTCGTACAGGCGGTAAGGTGACGGCATGGCGCGGCAAGGCACTGGGCGCCGGGAATGCCTGCATGTTGTACTATACACAGTGTGCTGCGGGACGAGGCGCGCCATCTCGCACTCACGTTTGTCTTGCCCTACAGACCCATAGTACAATTCCCTCGTGTACAGTAATGTTTGTCATGCATATAAGTAATGCATAGAGAGGATCAGCTTGTAAATTGCATAGTGCAATAGTTATGTAAATAATTAGCTTGTAAATTGCTTCTCACAAGTCAACATAAGTGGATAGTAGTGTAAAATCCTTTGCCTTGTAAGCTGTTCATCACAAATCAACATAAGTAGATAGTAATGTAAATAATCAGCTTTGTAAATTGCTCAAGTCAACATAAGCAGATCGTAATGTATATAATCAGCTTTGTAAATTGCTTGCCCTGACATCAAAACAAGCAGTGACAGACAGAACAGCAAGTCTCCGAGGAGTGGCGGAGGCTGACCTTGTCTCCACCACAGGTCCTTCGATCCCTACGCCATCGACTGGGAAAAGTTCTCCATCATCGACTGGATCGCCATCGGGGAGGAGGCCTGGAGGAAGTTTGACCCCGCTGACCTCGAGTGCCAGAAGCGCCTCATCTGCGAGATCCACCAGAACACCTCCCGCTTCGGAGCTCCCGCCGCCAGACTCGTCGACGTGTTCAGGTGAGTCCCTCAGAGTGCGGGTGTTCCTCAGGCTTCACTGGGCGGGTTGTTACTTTCAATCAGCATTCTTAGGGGCTAAAAACAATAATTCACAGCCTTTGCTGGCAGAAAAACGCATGTCGTATCTTCCCTCATGACAGGAAGCTATAACACACAGCTTTTGTAACTATCAGATAGACAGAGAGTTCTCCAGCACAAAATAAAACAGACTaactgacaaacagacaaaaaacatGCACTTCAACTGTCCTTCATTTGAGTTTTTGCAAAAGGCAGACTAACAGACACGCATTTCGAATCCTCT is a genomic window containing:
- the LOC135088978 gene encoding uncharacterized protein LOC135088978 isoform X3 codes for the protein MNRTLVVLALVAGLATCAKGFSPEALDEYPVVADDDPESRLFLVTTNTTTVTIGYASFILGVTSIIVLGALCALAYFYVTGDDLNKYDYSGSGSAYTGSYARKASFDPYAIDWEKFSIIDWIAIGEEAWRKFDPADLECQKRLICEIHQNTSRFGAPAARLVDVFSYLQYAEVLSLPDEIKALVEEYNDAADRGRNLQKDCGDVYTTCDFSVKKIMEKYSHNEI
- the LOC135088978 gene encoding uncharacterized protein LOC135088978 isoform X2, with translation MNRTLLHVLGALVLSSCVLASDYPYADLSFDQPGPANNEADPRVFFIYNNASTGSFVTFNTTLLLFSAGILLWGVAGAIALYYLLTTPADSGYSGYSSGSGYGSDSGYSGRGNRGSFDPYAIDWEKFSIIDWIAIGEEAWRKFDPADLECQKRLICEIHQNTSRFGAPAARLVDVFSYLQYAEVLSLPDEIKALVEEYNDAADRGRNLQKDCGDVYTTCDFSVKKIMEKYSHNEI
- the LOC135088978 gene encoding uncharacterized protein LOC135088978 isoform X1, translated to MSRLALGCLLVACLAVAAAEQEHNSIQNIEEEDGALYDDEGRLLVVTFDSGTSPTSLNFTNLLPQLFSSIGPFLAGAGLTALGFGIPSAILWGKGCYGYGYGSGSGSGYGSGSGYGNSGGYSSYSSYRRSFDPYAIDWEKFSIIDWIAIGEEAWRKFDPADLECQKRLICEIHQNTSRFGAPAARLVDVFSYLQYAEVLSLPDEIKALVEEYNDAADRGRNLQKDCGDVYTTCDFSVKKIMEKYSHNEI